A portion of the Algisphaera agarilytica genome contains these proteins:
- a CDS encoding amidohydrolase family protein codes for MIIAGHLLLPDDDRPGHVRLSPGHLRLDGEQIAEVVEGEMPNTCDAGGPDALITPGFIDTHLHLPQFDTIGAHGLPLLEWLDGVTFPAERRWEDTGYARAMTQRVVGQLLAHGTTGICAYATVHHDATHAALQVARDAGLRGVIGQTLIERNAPDFLSRPASQLLDETARLLEAFPSSGRVAAAVTPRFAVTCTAGFMAEMGKLAAEHHAFIQSHLAETVPECELIAELFDGTSYVDVYGNAGLLTPRSVYGHGIYLDEADQRTLAETGTIIAHCPTANSFLRSGTMDRRSHLDHDVRTTLGSDIGGGYERSMVRVGRAMIEAAASFHEREVDTLPNASQVWWQITTGNAEALGWPGGGRLAAGASADVVVVQPNIPWHNSAVDPLERLMWSWDDRWVQRTIARGQTAYPSTG; via the coding sequence ATGATCATCGCCGGCCACCTGCTGCTGCCCGACGACGACCGGCCCGGCCACGTCCGGCTGAGCCCGGGGCACCTCCGCCTCGACGGCGAGCAGATCGCCGAGGTCGTCGAGGGCGAAATGCCCAACACCTGCGACGCCGGCGGGCCCGATGCCCTTATCACCCCCGGCTTCATCGACACCCACCTGCACCTCCCGCAGTTCGACACCATCGGCGCCCACGGCCTGCCGCTGCTCGAATGGCTCGACGGCGTCACCTTCCCCGCCGAACGCAGATGGGAAGACACCGGCTACGCCCGGGCCATGACCCAGCGCGTCGTCGGCCAGCTCCTGGCCCACGGCACGACCGGCATCTGCGCCTACGCCACCGTGCACCACGACGCGACCCACGCGGCGCTGCAAGTCGCCAGAGACGCGGGCCTGCGCGGCGTGATCGGGCAGACGCTCATCGAACGCAACGCCCCGGATTTCCTGTCGCGCCCCGCGTCGCAGCTGCTCGATGAAACCGCCCGGCTGCTCGAGGCGTTCCCCTCCAGCGGACGCGTGGCCGCAGCGGTGACGCCGCGGTTTGCCGTGACGTGTACCGCCGGATTCATGGCGGAGATGGGCAAGCTTGCCGCCGAGCACCACGCGTTCATCCAGTCGCACCTCGCCGAGACCGTGCCGGAGTGTGAGCTCATCGCCGAGCTGTTCGACGGCACGTCCTACGTCGACGTCTATGGCAACGCCGGCCTGCTCACACCCCGATCGGTCTACGGCCACGGCATCTACCTGGACGAAGCCGACCAACGCACGCTCGCCGAAACCGGCACGATCATCGCCCACTGCCCCACCGCCAACTCGTTCCTGCGCTCGGGAACGATGGACCGCCGGTCTCACCTGGACCACGACGTCCGCACCACGCTCGGCAGCGACATCGGCGGCGGGTACGAACGCTCCATGGTCCGCGTCGGCCGCGCCATGATCGAAGCCGCAGCATCGTTCCACGAACGAGAGGTGGACACACTGCCCAACGCCAGCCAAGTGTGGTGGCAGATCACCACGGGCAACGCCGAGGCGCTGGGCTGGCCAGGCGGCGGGCGATTGGCTGCGGGTGCGTCTGCAGATGTGGTGGTCGTGCAGCCCAACATCCCGTGGCACAACTCGGCGGTCGATCCGCTCGAACGGCTCATGTGGTCGTGGGACGACCGGTGGGTGCAACGCACGATCGCGCGCGGCCAGACCGCTTATCCCTCGACGGGCTGA